CCAGCTCAGTCATTGTGTCTGATGAGaaccgccatactgtgctgagtgTGATTTGCAACGTTTTCATGCTTCAATGTTTTATTAACTCGTTCGTTGCTTTATCCAGAAGAGGGGGAAAAGTGGTTGACTGCCATATAAATTTAAATGCCACGTGAGTGGTTGAAATGAGTTCGATTGACGGTCCTTTTTCACAATTATTTAAGTCTGAGTTTTAGTTTTCAGCCGGATACTTGCAGAgacaggagtgagtgtgtgtgtgtgtgtgtgtgggggggggggggggggggggtgcgtgggAATGGGATTTTAACGGAGGGTCTCCCAGCTGTAACAGGTAAGAAGCTGGTTAGCAGGACTGGGAGCTCAGAGGAATAGTCCCAGACATTCAAAACAAGGTAGATCTGTGAAGGTGAAGGGAAGGAGGGACCAGGGCTAGGAGGAGAGCAGTCTCCACTTTTGATAGCCAGGATGCAATCAGAAATCCTGGGGCCGGGGAGATTGAAGTTATTTGTGTAGCTTCTGGAGGAGCACGCCAGCTTTCAgcccacaaaaaaaaacaaaacatggATTAATTTCCACACTGGACATCTTGTTGGCGCAATGTTTCTTGTTATTTCTTTTTTGCCCCCACACATTTTTTGAACTATAATGATAGTATGTTGTTCGATTTCCAAAGCTGAACTCAGCCGCCTTCCAGCTGGTTTTCTACTCAGCTCCTCAATAGGGGTACAATTCCGAACTGCAGACACACAGCAGCACTACAATGAGCAGGACGGGGCAATTGTCCCATCCGTCTACCTCTGTCTGTTCTTCAAGCGGCAATTAAGGTTAAAGTTCTTATTTTAATATGCATTGTTCGTGTGTTCTTTGATAGTTGATCAACACTTTTTCAGTCCATCTGTGTTATTCTGTCACCTTCTGAAGTTAAGGTATTATTCTGTCACATAAAAGAAACAGGAGACAGACATTGAGACGGTTTTGAGAAAGATTCTTAATCAGTATTTGGGGGTGTAGTGAATTGCACTTAACCATAAAACAAATAGAAATTTCTTGAATGACAGGAATGTACATTGAAACACAACAATGGGGATATTTTAAATCTGCAGCAGTGATTCTTAAACTAATTTCTGATATGACACTATTTGAATACCTGAACATTAACATGAACCCAAATGTGAATAACAGCAATAAATCGGCATAGTAATATTCAAAATACAATTATACATCAACATGTAAAATGCATCATACCAATAATAAAGTTTGTTTTGAAAGCACTTTGTAAAAATCTTAACTTTTATACATTCATAATTTTGTTATCAATCCACTCCAACTCATGGATTTTGACCAGGAAATGCATCTTGAGATGTCCAATGTTAGGGCTAAGTTCGCTGTGCCAGGGTGATTGGAATTGAGCTCAGCTAGGTGTCAACTCAGACCAAATCCATCATTCCAAGTTAATGCTCAGGGCCAAGCCCCCAGACTCAGTACAGTAGCCACTTTCAGCTGCTTCACAATGGAGTCTTGCTGGAGTGACATTGGGAGGTCAGGAAAGCCCGTCCCTGAGCTGCATGTCTGTTACCTTCAAAGCTAATGGGATCTTGATGGGATTATAAGAAAAGCATTTGTATTTACATCAGAATGTgcttagtgagaccacatctggagtactgtacaCACAATAGGTCATCTTTCTGCTTTGTAAATGTGAAAGCTAAAGTAAGTGCTTTGGAAGCTGTTCAGAAACGGTTTTAGTACATATTGGACAGGTTTTTAACCAATCTATTTGGGTATGTTATGACATGTTGAGCGATAGGGAACAAGCACTGCACTCCAAGAGCCGCCTTTTAGGTGCAGTCAGCAAGACTCGAACTTGTATTGGAAAACACTAATCAATTTCAACCTCAGTGCTTTAACCATTCAACCAAGGTAATCCAGAAAGATCCGTCTGTGTCTTATTCATGAAGTTAAGAACAGATATGGGCAAGGAAGCTGACAGTCTTGCTAAGTTGGACTGATGACAGCGGCAATGAAGTTGGGACCTTCACTCAGTTGAAAAGACAGGAGCAGGGACGTTTAATTAAGTGAAGGCTCtgattatttagattagattacttacagggtggaaacaggcccttcagcccaacaagtccacaccgaccctctgaagagcaacccacctagacccattcccctacacctaacactacagtgtaaatttagcatggccaattcacctaacctgcacatctttgtgactgtgggaggaaaccggagcaaaccgacgcagacacggggagaatgtgcaaaccccgcacagaggtgggaattgaacccgggtctctaacgctgtgaggcagcagtgctaaccactgtgctgccagaaTTACTTTAATGGCTGATATTGAGCAATACCTAATCATGCGAATAAAACAAAACAGTTTAAGTTAGTATTTATTTAATATGTTTGTAGTTTAGTTTAAGTTAAAGTTGGTATGTTTGTTCTGGTAGAATAGTAGATCATACATTaataatagctgaaaatgtgttgctggaaaagcgcagcaggtcaggcagcatccaaggaacaggagaatcgacgtttcgggcataagcccttcttctcctgctccttggatgctgcctgacctgctgcacttttccagcaacacattttcagctctgatctccagcatctgcagtcctcactttctcctaatacatTAATAATAATACAGCGTTATGGCTTTGCTGTACTGTgtttttttctttctgttttgaTGGTGTTACCCTTTTTGTATATAGATgtttaaaaagatttaaaaaggttttcaataaaaatattttcgAAAAATAATAGCCTTCCGAGCATGTAACGTTttggttttattttgttttacaggaAGATCAGATTGTATTAAACCTTACTGAGAATACAGGAAGAAAACATGGAACGGGTATATCCTACTCGTTATCAAAGGAAGGACTTCATAATACAGGCTGCTTCAAGTCTTCTTGAGGGGTGAGACTTTGGCAAAGCCTTAGTCCAGAGTGTCCTGGAGCCTAAGGGCATCTACATGGGGAAGAAACCATACAAGTGTGACATGTGTGGGTGGACCTTTGCACAGTGGTCGGAGTTAGTGAGTCATCACCGCATGCACACTGGGGAAAGGCCGTTTAAGTGTGAGGTGTGCAATAAGGCTTTCAGCCACTCGTCCAGTCTTGTGAAACATCGACACGTTCACACAGGCGAGAGGCCGTTCAAATGCAAAGGTTGCGAAAAGGCCTTCGCACAGGCTTCAACACTGCTGCAACACTggcgtatccacacgggggagagaccattcaaGTGTAAGGTTTGTAACAAAGCATTCCTGAAGCAGTCACACCTGGTGGACCATCGACGGACCCACACAGAGGAGAAGGCATTCAAGTGCAAAGCCTGCAGCAAGGCGTTCCTAACTTCGACAGGCCTCCTGGAACATAAGTGCATTGGTAAAGGAGGGAAACTGTTTCGCTGCGAGATTTGCAGCAAAGATTTCTGCAGCTCTGCTTACCTTGTGGTGCACCAGCGCATCCACACTGGTGAGAGACCGTTCCGTTGTGAGGTGTGCCACAAAGGTTTCTGCAACGTATCGTACCTCCGGAAGCACCAGCGTACCCACACCGAGGAGAGACCGTTCCGGTGCAAGGTTTGTAATAAAGATTTCTGCAGCTCATCGTATCTCCGAACTCACCAGCGCAGCCACACAGACAACAGGCCCTTCAGGTGTGAGACTTGTGACAAAGATTTCTGTAGCTCGGCGTACCTTGTGGTCCACCAGCgcatccacacgggggagagaccattcaggtgTGAGGTTTGTGACAAAGCTTTCTTGAGCTCTTCCTACTTCCTGAGACATCAGTGCATTCCGGCAGCTGACAAGCCGTTCAAATGTGAATTTTGCAACAAAGGTTTCACCGTGTTCCCAGACCTTCTGAAACACCAGCTCTCACACCAAGGTGACAGACGTTTTCAGTGCGATTTCTGTCAGAGCTGCTTCACCTACTCCTCCTCTCTagaaatacacagacacattcacactgcGTAGAAATTCTTCCATCCGTACCTTCGCAAAGTAGAAGAATACTTGATGCGATGACCTGGAATGTATTGCATAAGGAGGTGGAAGCATATTCAGTGGTAACTTTCAAAAGTAATTGCAAGGATTTGAAGGATTGTGAGGAAGGAGCACAGACAAGTGTCTCTTTTATAAAGCTATCAAAGGTCCAATGCTGTGAGATTCTACCATTCGACAACTCCAACATGACATCTAACAGAATTGTTTTGTTAACTACTCTCTTGCAGTATACTGGTATAACCACTCTCTGCAGGGGAATGTGAAGATTGTTTAGGCAAAGAATTATAAACAGGTGACACACCCAGAGTTACCTCCACTCTTGTGTTCATCTGTCGCCTTTAGTCACTTCTGACCCTTCACAGAAAAGTTTGGATAGTATGTGCCTGAACCTCGAATGTGTGCCATAAGAGGTTAGGAATTCCTTCAACACACTTGTAAAGTTCCTCGATTACTTTTCTTCCACATTTTTAAGCAAATTCCACAGTATGACTTCCTTAAGAAGTTCTTTCTTATCTAACTTTCTATTCAAACTCTGAAGCAATCTTTGCTTTCAACCTTTAAATTTTGATTTGGCCACAGGAATAATATCTGTCTGGCCATTGGTCAATTGTTATGGTTATATTGAACAGGCTCTCCACCCTATTGAATAGTGTGAGATATTTCCATACTGTGTTCATTAATGTACATTTGTAGCAGCACTATCACACAGgaattttgttttcaaatttgttttctgttcaactttCTGTCGGATGAATTTAATTTTATTTGTTAATGTTTGAACAAAAACAACTAGCACCAATTGTTTTGTACTGAACATTCAAAATCAGAAAGGATTCCGAATTTGCTTGTGATATTGCACCCGTTAGCTCAGTTGGCCAGTGGGTTCCCAGTAATACTAACAGCGGGTTTAATTTCTATTGCAGCCAAGATAGTCCTAGGACCTGTCTTCTTGCCTTGCACCTAGAATGGAAGGCAGTGGTAAACCAGCAAGGGAGAGTTACCAAGACAACTACTGAAGATCCATGAGTGAAGGAATGTCAATCATGTCCCATTTGTTTAACTTCAGGAAGTTTTTTTTGCAAGTTTACGAATGAGAGGGGCAAAGCAATTATCTTTCCGTTGGATGTCTCGCCTCTTTCTGACAATATTGTGGATTGAATATTATCGTCAATTatcaaagattgatgagggcgaCCTTCAGGGAAGCTGGCCTTTTACTTCAAGCAAAACTAACAGAATATATTTCCAGGGGACTGTCTCAATTCCAGGATTTCACTTAGTTCAACCTAATAGTGATATAACCGTGGAACAGGAAAACATCTTGGACATATAGGACCGGTCATCCAGAATTCTGTGAAACTTGGAGGAAAATACTCCCCAAGAGCTTTTAAATATCTTGGTTTTGGAAAATGATTTAAACATCAATGTTAGTAAAACAACTTGTGTTTGATCTTATTAGGTCACCTTCATGGCCATCACAGCCTGAGATGGGACTGAACCCCGTCGATCTAGCCCAGATGCAGGAACGCTACCACTGTGCTACAAGAACCCTCATTGTAGTTGTTGTTTCTCTGCTGACTAAATTTATACCTTGCAATAAATAGCTTTAGCCTAAAATAAGTGGTGTATTAGCATGCTGCTTTTTACATATTGAAATAAGGAACTTCCACTAAGCATCACTTATGTCTTCTGTTGTCGAATACAGTCACTCAATAAATTGTCATTGTTTCTGCTGCACCTTGCTCGCCCCTACTCGAAACCTTTCACTTTGATAATGTGTGTGGACCTGCCCAACGAACATACATCATTGCCACTAACCTGAACAAACATTCTGGAGGAAaggaaaaggtgaggactgcagatgctgaagatcagagtcgaagagtgtagtgctgcaaaagcacagtcggtcaggcagcatctgaggagctgttTCGGGggtaagtccttcatcagaaattgacctttcctgatgaagggcttatgcctgaaatgtcaactgtcctgctccttggatgctgccttaccggctgtgcttttccagcaccacactcttcagttCTAGAGAAAAGGCCAATACATAAGTGGTTATCAGCATCTATGCAGCTAACTACACTATTAGTTGCTGGAAAAAGTGATGAATGTTTTTAATTATGATGCAATTGAGTAACCATTTGTGACTAAGAGTGCACCTTAAAACCTAACTGTAGTTATTAAATTATGACTTTTGTATACATATTTTAATCAACATCTTATGACAGTGATCGTCTGGAGCAGTTAGGACTGGAATCCAGACCACCtgtctcagaggcagggacactactgcTGTATCACAAGAGCCCTCATTATGTATTTTACATTCTGGATCTTTTTCACATAACTTGCAAATTGAGCTATTTTCATCATTATTATCTTTACATCAGAGTTTGCCTTAGTTTTCACTATTTATACTTTCACGCTTGAGTATTTGACTTCTGCAGATTTAGAACAACTTGAGTAATTATAAAATGGCAGATAGGACCTGTTTCTCATACCCACTCCCTGCATGCCCAACATTTGCTGGCATTGGGTACTCGTGTGAGTACCAAGCACaaaccatgcatttccaaccttGCTAGCTCCATTGTGGAGGTAGGCAGCTCCTCTGTCCCAACAATGTTCCATCAGAGTCACAGAGTTGcacagcacggaatcagacccttccATTCAACTTGTCTGCGCTAACCAAATTTCCTCAACTAATGTAGTCTCATtggccaacacttggcccataactgTGTAAACCCCTCCAATCATAtaaacatccagatgccttttaaatgttgtaattgtaccagcctccaccacttcttctggcagctcattccatacacgtaccaccctctgtgtgaaaaagttacccctttggtcgcttttaaatcttacaccctctagttttggactcccctaccttggggaaaaagaccttggctattcaccatatccatgccccagACTGATAACAAGAAAAATGCCAGAGTAATTTACCCTTCAAAGGTGATCTGGGCCATTCTTTCTTTGTTCCACTCAGcagattttgttttgaataaaatcACCAATATTGTCTGCCTTTAAATCCCTTGCCGGTGGGAATCACTTTCAGTACAAATTCCCCAAccagctcaaaaatggtctgtgTTTCTAATCGGGATCACACTGCTCCTATTGACCCTGGTATCAACCTTCAGTGTGCACTTGTCGGTCTCAGCCTTTTCTTACTGTAGTATTTTCTGTAGTATATATTACTGCAAAAAATGCCAGTGCTTCAATTCTTTATACAGCAGCAATTCCTTTTTGATAAAATTCCCAATATTTTACCCCTACTGTGCCAATTTTGTCAGCTCCACtgatccttcccccccccccacccccccacctttgaCAATCTTATTACAGCACCATTTTCTTGTTTTTCACATTAAAAAATTAATGATTCTGGCTATATTAACCATTGTTTCTGCTCCTTCTCAACTCTGCCTCATTGGCTGCTAGTGTTTTGGGTCTTTGCGAACTCACACACCTCGGATTATTTGTTTCTTTCATATCTAGATCACTGTCGATGAGGCCGTTAGGTGG
This Chiloscyllium punctatum isolate Juve2018m chromosome 30, sChiPun1.3, whole genome shotgun sequence DNA region includes the following protein-coding sequences:
- the LOC140455478 gene encoding uncharacterized protein codes for the protein MGKKPYKCDMCGWTFAQWSELVSHHRMHTGERPFKCEVCNKAFSHSSSLVKHRHVHTGERPFKCKGCEKAFAQASTLLQHWRIHTGERPFKCKVCNKAFLKQSHLVDHRRTHTEEKAFKCKACSKAFLTSTGLLEHKCIGKGGKLFRCEICSKDFCSSAYLVVHQRIHTGERPFRCEVCHKGFCNVSYLRKHQRTHTEERPFRCKVCNKDFCSSSYLRTHQRSHTDNRPFRCETCDKDFCSSAYLVVHQRIHTGERPFRCEVCDKAFLSSSYFLRHQCIPAADKPFKCEFCNKGFTVFPDLLKHQLSHQGDRRFQCDFCQSCFTYSSSLEIHRHIHTA